A window of the Desulfopila inferna genome harbors these coding sequences:
- a CDS encoding bifunctional acetate--CoA ligase family protein/GNAT family N-acetyltransferase, with amino-acid sequence MSIYNLDRLFHPSSVAVIGASDQPGRIGMALMKNLIEGGYKGNLFPVNPKYQQIMGRAVIPAIDNLREPVDLALIAVPIEQVPLIIAQCSAAMVKTVIVISAGGKETGESGASLEKKIAAAASSARIRVIGPNCLGVMVPHCDLNASFAAGMPLKGNLAFVSQSGAVCTAILDFSFKEGIGFSHFVSIGSMVDVDFGDMIDFLGREPSVKSILLYVEQLTNIRKFMSAARAISRVKPIFVLKAGSSKAGALAAASHTGALAGEDAIYDAAFKRAGVVRVRTIEELFDCAELMAKYPKPSGPGMAIVTNGGGPGVMAVDAIAKYGLEPSELSSTTIEACSQILSCHWSKRNPVDLLGDASAETYGRIVDILLRDRNVHGLMVILAPQAITKPLAVANQLIASIKGGSLPVFAVWMGGRDVESAVQVLNDAGVATYSTPERAVNAFSYMVQHSRNVQMLREIPSRFEQPFECHLQEVRKIVQTTDLSTEGFLEEAKARDILEAYNIPFNTIISADSAESAVTAAQKIGWPVVLKILSPDIPHKTDVKGVQLNIHDEEQARSAYHAMLTSAGKYAPHARLEGVSVQRYIENPDLELLIGAKRDEAFGPVVVFGTGGIFTEVICDRALALPPLNRRLIKRLIEETKVARLLRGYRNLMPVDMEALEIIIQSIAQLVVDIPEVAELDINPVIVKDGKLLALDARIRLQPSLKPAPMHLVISPYPAQYELWTTTRSGLHLLIRPIRPEDADLFQILFQTLSPTSVYFRFFSSIKELSPEMLATLTQIDYDRHIALVAIDTSASPEKMLGVARIIADPDISNAEFSVIVGDPWQGQGIGAQLLLNLIDIARQYGIQTIWGTVLRENRQMLNLGKRCNFQIKNNLEEGTCELSINLSKALPISEMGEYAENSVFR; translated from the coding sequence ATGAGCATTTACAATCTTGACAGACTGTTTCACCCGTCTTCCGTTGCTGTTATCGGTGCCAGTGATCAACCTGGACGAATAGGCATGGCCTTAATGAAGAATCTTATCGAGGGCGGCTATAAGGGGAATCTCTTTCCGGTAAATCCGAAATATCAGCAAATTATGGGTCGAGCAGTGATACCAGCCATCGATAACCTGCGTGAGCCTGTGGATCTTGCTCTCATAGCGGTGCCGATAGAGCAGGTTCCTCTGATCATTGCGCAGTGTAGTGCGGCTATGGTGAAAACTGTGATTGTGATTTCCGCGGGCGGAAAAGAGACCGGAGAGTCGGGCGCATCCCTTGAGAAAAAGATCGCAGCGGCAGCCTCTTCCGCAAGAATACGTGTTATCGGCCCTAATTGCCTGGGAGTGATGGTTCCCCATTGCGATCTCAACGCCAGCTTCGCTGCCGGCATGCCTCTAAAGGGAAATCTGGCTTTTGTGTCTCAAAGCGGCGCTGTCTGTACGGCTATTCTTGATTTTTCCTTCAAGGAAGGAATCGGTTTCAGTCATTTCGTCAGCATTGGTTCGATGGTCGATGTGGATTTCGGCGATATGATAGATTTTCTCGGCAGAGAGCCATCGGTGAAGAGCATACTGCTCTATGTCGAGCAATTGACCAATATCCGCAAGTTCATGAGTGCAGCCCGGGCAATTTCGAGAGTCAAACCTATTTTTGTGCTCAAGGCAGGCAGCAGCAAGGCAGGGGCGTTGGCGGCGGCCTCGCACACCGGTGCTCTGGCTGGTGAGGATGCTATTTATGATGCGGCCTTCAAGCGCGCAGGCGTGGTGCGGGTCCGTACCATCGAAGAATTGTTTGACTGTGCTGAGCTGATGGCCAAATATCCAAAACCATCAGGCCCGGGAATGGCGATAGTTACTAATGGTGGAGGACCTGGAGTCATGGCTGTTGATGCCATCGCCAAATACGGCCTTGAGCCCTCTGAATTGAGTAGCACAACAATTGAAGCCTGCAGCCAAATTCTTTCCTGTCACTGGAGTAAGCGTAATCCCGTCGATCTTCTGGGGGATGCATCAGCAGAAACATATGGTCGGATCGTTGATATTCTGCTGAGAGACAGGAATGTTCACGGCCTCATGGTTATTCTGGCACCACAGGCGATAACCAAACCACTGGCGGTGGCAAACCAACTAATTGCTTCGATTAAAGGAGGATCTCTACCGGTTTTCGCTGTCTGGATGGGCGGGAGGGATGTGGAATCCGCCGTGCAGGTGCTCAATGACGCAGGGGTGGCGACCTACAGTACACCGGAGCGAGCGGTCAACGCCTTCAGCTATATGGTGCAGCATTCCCGCAATGTGCAAATGCTCAGGGAGATTCCTTCGCGGTTCGAACAGCCTTTTGAGTGCCACCTCCAAGAGGTACGCAAAATTGTACAGACCACCGATTTGTCTACGGAGGGATTTTTGGAAGAAGCAAAGGCAAGAGATATTTTAGAGGCGTACAACATTCCCTTTAATACGATTATCAGCGCGGATTCTGCGGAGTCGGCAGTTACAGCGGCACAAAAGATCGGCTGGCCGGTGGTGCTTAAAATACTCTCACCGGACATACCGCATAAAACAGATGTCAAAGGGGTGCAGTTAAATATTCACGATGAAGAACAGGCTCGCTCCGCCTATCATGCAATGCTTACTTCTGCCGGGAAATATGCTCCGCATGCTCGACTCGAAGGGGTCTCGGTTCAGCGATATATCGAGAACCCGGATCTTGAGCTTCTTATCGGAGCAAAGCGTGATGAGGCTTTCGGTCCTGTGGTGGTCTTTGGCACGGGCGGCATCTTTACCGAGGTAATTTGTGACCGGGCTCTGGCCCTGCCCCCTCTGAATCGTCGTTTAATAAAACGACTTATTGAAGAGACCAAAGTAGCCAGGCTGCTGAGAGGCTACAGAAATCTCATGCCGGTTGATATGGAAGCTCTGGAAATAATAATCCAAAGTATTGCACAGCTGGTGGTAGATATACCCGAAGTTGCCGAACTGGATATTAATCCCGTGATAGTGAAAGATGGAAAATTGCTGGCTCTGGATGCCAGAATCCGTCTGCAGCCATCGCTGAAACCTGCGCCCATGCATCTGGTGATCAGTCCCTATCCGGCACAATATGAATTATGGACCACTACCAGAAGCGGGCTGCATCTGCTAATCCGTCCGATCCGGCCAGAGGATGCCGATCTCTTTCAAATCCTCTTTCAAACCCTTTCACCCACCAGCGTCTATTTTCGATTTTTTTCCTCCATTAAGGAACTGTCTCCGGAGATGCTGGCGACACTGACCCAAATAGACTACGACCGCCATATAGCCCTGGTCGCCATTGATACCTCCGCTTCTCCTGAAAAGATGCTGGGAGTGGCGAGGATTATCGCCGATCCGGATATTTCCAATGCTGAATTTTCGGTTATTGTCGGGGATCCCTGGCAGGGACAGGGGATCGGAGCGCAACTCCTGCTCAATCTGATCGATATCGCGCGGCAGTATGGAATTCAAACTATATGGGGAACGGTCTTGAGAGAGAACCGTCAAATGTTGAATCTGGGGAAACGATGTAATTTTCAGATAAAGAATAATCTCGAAGAGGGTACGTGCGAACTCAGCATAAATCTCAGCAAGGCTTTACCGATCAGTGAAATGGGAGAATATGCCGAAAATTCTGTTTTCAGATAA